Proteins encoded by one window of Kineosporia sp. NBRC 101731:
- a CDS encoding nucleoside triphosphate pyrophosphatase, whose amino-acid sequence MSTHIPLTLASASPARLATLRAAGIDPAVRVSDVDEPAVLARTGITEPEDVALLLAKEKAEDVARTVEKEFFDHDEAGEDDEAPEPGLVLGCDSVLDLDGVALGKPADAQDAVRRWKEMRGRSGRLCTGHWLIDLRDPEDGGTGGTLGAVSITTVHFAKVTDEEIEAYVATGEPLAVAGAFTVDGIGGAFISGIEGDHHGVVGLSLPLLRDLTTELGVAWPSLWTGK is encoded by the coding sequence GTGAGCACTCATATCCCTCTGACCCTCGCCTCCGCCTCCCCCGCGCGACTGGCCACCCTGCGCGCCGCCGGGATCGATCCCGCCGTGCGGGTCTCGGACGTCGATGAACCGGCCGTGCTGGCCCGCACCGGCATCACCGAGCCGGAAGACGTCGCGCTTCTCCTGGCCAAGGAGAAGGCCGAGGACGTCGCCCGCACGGTGGAGAAGGAATTCTTCGACCACGACGAGGCCGGCGAGGACGACGAGGCTCCCGAGCCCGGCCTGGTGCTCGGGTGCGACTCGGTGCTGGACCTGGACGGTGTCGCCCTGGGCAAGCCCGCCGACGCGCAGGACGCGGTGCGGCGCTGGAAGGAGATGCGCGGGCGCAGCGGACGGCTGTGCACCGGGCACTGGCTGATCGATCTGCGCGACCCGGAGGACGGCGGCACCGGCGGCACGCTCGGCGCGGTCTCGATCACCACCGTGCACTTCGCCAAGGTCACCGACGAGGAGATCGAGGCCTACGTGGCCACCGGCGAGCCGCTGGCCGTGGCGGGTGCCTTCACCGTGGACGGGATCGGCGGGGCCTTCATCAGCGGGATCGAGGGCGATCATCACGGCGTGGTCGGGCTGTCGCTGCCGCTGCTGCGCGACCTGACGACGGAACTTGGCGTGGCCTGGCCGTCGCTCTGGACAGGCAAGTAA
- a CDS encoding acyl-CoA carboxylase subunit epsilon produces the protein MPEDEATDRPLLRLVRGDATEEEVAALLAVIGAVGSSGDAPEPRARPASSWTDRASLTRHPLSPGPGAWRASGRTR, from the coding sequence ATGCCTGAGGACGAAGCAACTGACCGGCCGCTGTTGCGTCTGGTTCGCGGGGACGCGACCGAGGAGGAAGTTGCCGCGCTGCTCGCAGTGATCGGGGCGGTGGGAAGCTCCGGCGACGCCCCGGAACCGCGCGCCCGGCCGGCTTCGAGCTGGACCGATCGAGCCTCGCTGACGCGACACCCGTTGTCACCCGGGCCCGGTGCCTGGCGGGCGTCGGGCCGGACTCGCTGA